From the Desulfosarcina sp. BuS5 genome, one window contains:
- a CDS encoding CRISPR-associated endonuclease Cas1 codes for MQRQEARSKPSLVFDVLEPLRPHLDEFVLQLISNSLNIKDFTSNMTDGCKLTKKGRIKFFQECAIWNKNDCNTNLKIFSNKIIKEVIDFF; via the coding sequence TTGCAACGCCAAGAAGCTCGGTCAAAACCGAGTCTTGTCTTTGATGTTTTGGAGCCGCTACGCCCACATCTCGATGAATTTGTACTGCAATTAATTTCCAACTCACTTAATATTAAAGACTTTACGAGCAATATGACAGATGGCTGCAAACTAACCAAAAAGGGAAGGATAAAATTTTTTCAGGAATGTGCTATTTGGAATAAAAATGATTGTAATACAAATTTAAAGATTTTTTCCAATAAAATTATTAAAGAGGTAATTGATTTTTTCTGA
- a CDS encoding ATP-binding protein, translating to MYIKRQLDLLRILQKKSYFLFGPRQTGKTSLIKHTLNKYRYYNLLQTDVYLKLSRAPQRLRQEITDNDKIVIIDEIQKLPILLDEVHNLIEEKGIHFLLTGSSTRKLRNKGVNLLGGRARTRRLHPFIFKELKEDFQLLKALDTGLIPSIYFSDAPFEDLEAYAGNYLKEEIAAEAIVRNVPAFSRFLNVAGVCNGKMINYTNIASDAQVPRSTVQEYFQILRDTLLGDDLPAWRKSVKRKPVFTSKFYFFDIGVARFLQGRRGLAMRSPEFGEAFEAYIHHEIKTWCDFKGGSDLSYWRSTSGFEVDFVINGKTAIEVKGKVNTTKKDRKGLTAIKEEALLKNYILVTLEETPRKDGDISILPWKDFIANLWQDAYV from the coding sequence ATGTATATCAAAAGGCAATTGGATTTATTAAGGATTCTACAAAAAAAATCTTATTTTTTATTCGGACCTCGTCAAACGGGAAAGACATCCTTAATTAAACACACGTTAAATAAATACAGGTATTATAATCTGCTTCAAACGGATGTGTATCTGAAATTAAGCAGGGCGCCCCAAAGGCTTCGCCAGGAAATAACAGACAATGACAAGATTGTTATCATTGATGAGATTCAAAAGTTGCCGATTCTGCTTGATGAAGTACATAACCTGATTGAAGAAAAAGGGATTCATTTCCTTCTTACAGGGTCCAGCACCAGGAAATTAAGAAATAAGGGTGTGAATCTGCTGGGTGGCCGCGCTAGAACCAGGCGGCTGCATCCTTTTATTTTCAAAGAATTAAAGGAGGATTTCCAATTATTGAAAGCCCTGGATACAGGTCTGATCCCTTCTATTTATTTTTCCGATGCACCATTTGAAGATCTGGAGGCATATGCGGGAAATTATTTAAAGGAGGAGATTGCAGCAGAAGCCATCGTTCGGAATGTGCCTGCATTCAGCAGATTTCTTAACGTAGCCGGAGTGTGCAATGGTAAAATGATTAATTATACGAACATAGCAAGCGATGCACAGGTTCCAAGATCAACTGTGCAGGAATATTTTCAGATTCTACGCGACACGCTGCTTGGCGATGATCTGCCTGCATGGCGGAAATCCGTCAAACGAAAACCGGTTTTCACTTCAAAATTTTATTTTTTCGATATAGGAGTCGCCAGATTTCTGCAGGGTCGTCGGGGCCTTGCGATGAGATCCCCGGAATTTGGGGAGGCATTTGAAGCTTATATTCATCATGAGATAAAAACCTGGTGCGATTTTAAAGGAGGTTCTGATTTGTCTTACTGGAGATCAACCTCAGGCTTTGAGGTTGATTTTGTCATCAACGGAAAAACAGCGATTGAAGTAAAAGGGAAGGTAAATACCACAAAAAAAGACCGCAAAGGATTGACTGCGATAAAGGAAGAAGCACTTCTAAAGAATTATATATTAGTCACACTTGAAGAAACCCCCAGGAAAGATGGCGATATATCTATTCTCCCCTGGAAAGATTTTATTGCGAACCTGTGGCAGGATGCGTATGTATGA
- a CDS encoding type II toxin-antitoxin system PemK/MazF family toxin, with amino-acid sequence MKTLNIKRYEIYFADLNPTIGSEIKKVRPVIIISQKEMNKYLETVVVCPLTSKLHPQWRTRLQIKCLNKKAEIAVNQIRTISKQRLKNKIDKLSDIKAAQLRKLITDMYGE; translated from the coding sequence ATGAAGACTTTGAATATTAAAAGGTACGAAATATATTTTGCTGATCTCAACCCCACCATAGGAAGTGAAATAAAAAAAGTACGTCCCGTTATCATAATTAGTCAAAAAGAAATGAATAAATATTTGGAAACTGTTGTCGTATGTCCGTTAACCTCAAAATTGCATCCACAATGGAGGACTCGGCTCCAGATTAAATGTTTGAATAAAAAGGCTGAAATTGCTGTTAATCAAATTCGCACTATTAGCAAGCAGCGATTAAAAAATAAAATTGATAAATTGTCTGATATCAAAGCAGCTCAATTACGAAAGCTCATAACTGATATGTATGGTGAATAA
- the rlmN gene encoding 23S rRNA (adenine(2503)-C(2))-methyltransferase RlmN: MFHFTSLSSHSMHPENNRPDLNRPDIKDLSFDQLIVWLKSHGLESYRAVQIFKWVYIRQVDTFDEMTDLRKDVRQMLTDNFVISRLENVKMEESEDGTQKILFRLHDGNFIESVLIPEKNHYTICISSQVGCAQGCKFCLTAKGGFIRNLTPGEIIAQVRDIKNNLNKSKKLTNIVLMGMGEPLANYQNVINAIKIFSNTDYGLNFSNRRITISTAGLAPKLADLGRDTDASLAVSLNATENSTRDMLMPVNRKYPIETLLNACRTYKMASKRKITIEYILIKDVNDSEEDARRLVKLLRPIKAKINLIPFNEHAGSDFACPDENIIDRFYNILISSGYITMIRRSKGRDISAACGQLRLKIGKEPGRNNFPE, translated from the coding sequence ATGTTTCACTTTACAAGTCTTTCAAGCCACAGTATGCATCCGGAAAATAATAGACCAGATCTTAATAGACCAGACATTAAAGATCTTTCGTTTGATCAATTAATTGTATGGCTTAAATCCCATGGCCTCGAGTCATACCGGGCTGTGCAGATTTTCAAATGGGTTTATATCCGTCAGGTTGATACCTTTGACGAAATGACAGACCTGCGTAAAGATGTCAGGCAGATGTTGACGGATAATTTTGTAATCAGCCGCCTTGAAAATGTTAAAATGGAAGAATCCGAAGACGGAACTCAAAAAATTTTGTTCCGACTGCATGACGGAAATTTTATAGAGAGCGTACTCATTCCGGAAAAAAATCATTATACTATCTGCATATCCAGCCAGGTCGGATGCGCTCAGGGCTGCAAATTTTGCCTTACCGCAAAGGGCGGGTTTATCCGCAACCTGACGCCCGGGGAAATTATCGCGCAGGTGCGCGATATCAAAAATAATCTCAACAAATCGAAAAAACTGACTAATATCGTTCTGATGGGAATGGGAGAACCTCTGGCTAATTATCAGAATGTTATCAATGCCATAAAAATATTCAGCAACACGGATTACGGCCTGAATTTTTCAAACCGCAGGATCACCATTTCAACCGCAGGCCTGGCGCCGAAATTAGCCGACCTGGGCCGTGACACAGATGCAAGTCTGGCTGTATCATTAAACGCCACGGAAAATTCCACCCGGGATATGCTCATGCCCGTCAACAGGAAATATCCCATAGAAACTCTCCTCAATGCTTGCAGAACATACAAGATGGCTTCAAAGCGCAAGATAACCATCGAATATATTCTCATAAAGGATGTAAACGATTCGGAAGAAGATGCCAGGCGGCTTGTAAAGCTTCTTCGCCCCATTAAAGCAAAAATCAACCTTATTCCCTTTAACGAACATGCAGGAAGTGATTTTGCCTGCCCGGATGAAAATATAATCGACAGATTTTATAATATTCTGATCAGCAGCGGCTATATTACCATGATCCGGCGCAGCAAAGGGCGGGATATTTCCGCTGCCTGCGGCCAGTTGAGACTGAAAATCGGCAAGGAACCGGGACGAAATAACTTCCCCGAGTAG
- a CDS encoding transposase: MSWKLIAVQIHRDVGVAAPKHQRQDSVLTELLGVATMTVTMFCLRIEGKLEVLHLWCAHREEVAICPRCGMICEKVHEEKQRCVRHLDIWGKKTCFHFYSRRFMCEPCGKPFTEELPFVEGFRRQTIAFEYHIYELCKASNRKKVAQKEGLCQSTVKDIFNRWARRKTDRSGNILTRVLGIDEISLKKRHKQFALVISDISNKAILAVLPDRHKETLEKWFDNLTEQQRKAIRFVSFDLFELGLSDAAVERIFNIQRGEIDE; encoded by the coding sequence GTGAGTTGGAAATTAATTGCAGTACAAATTCATCGAGATGTGGGCGTAGCGGCTCCAAAACATCAAAGACAAGACTCGGTTTTGACCGAGCTTCTTGGCGTTGCAACCATGACAGTCACAATGTTTTGCCTTCGCATAGAGGGAAAACTGGAAGTCCTTCATTTATGGTGCGCTCATCGCGAAGAGGTTGCTATTTGTCCACGATGCGGAATGATATGTGAAAAGGTGCATGAAGAAAAGCAACGCTGTGTTCGCCACTTGGACATTTGGGGGAAAAAGACTTGCTTCCATTTTTATTCCCGCCGTTTTATGTGTGAGCCCTGCGGGAAGCCTTTTACTGAGGAATTACCCTTTGTTGAAGGGTTTCGGAGACAGACCATAGCATTTGAGTACCACATTTATGAGTTGTGTAAAGCCAGTAATCGAAAAAAAGTAGCCCAAAAAGAAGGGCTTTGCCAATCGACGGTCAAGGATATTTTTAATCGATGGGCTCGTCGCAAAACAGATCGGTCTGGAAATATTCTTACAAGGGTTTTGGGTATTGATGAAATATCCCTGAAGAAACGGCATAAACAATTTGCCCTGGTTATTTCGGACATAAGTAACAAGGCTATTCTTGCCGTCCTTCCAGACCGGCACAAGGAAACCTTGGAGAAGTGGTTCGATAACTTAACAGAGCAACAGCGTAAGGCAATTCGCTTTGTGTCTTTTGATTTATTTGAACTCGGGTTGTCGGATGCAGCGGTGGAAAGAATCTTTAATATTCAAAGAGGGGAAATAGATGAATAA
- a CDS encoding AbrB/MazE/SpoVT family DNA-binding domain-containing protein has product MEKQIRSRDIKLVPIGNSKGVRIPKVLLQKYGFTNSLLIEETDRGLLLRKKDDNKLSWGDTYKVMANDKEDWDDFDTTLLDGIEDEDFEY; this is encoded by the coding sequence ATGGAAAAGCAAATACGTTCAAGGGATATTAAACTTGTCCCAATTGGAAACTCGAAAGGAGTTCGCATACCTAAGGTGCTCCTGCAAAAGTATGGTTTTACTAATTCCCTGTTGATTGAGGAAACAGACAGGGGGCTGCTTCTTCGCAAAAAAGACGACAATAAACTTTCTTGGGGAGATACATATAAAGTCATGGCTAATGATAAAGAAGACTGGGACGATTTTGACACAACACTTCTTGACGGTATAGAGGATGAAGACTTTGAATATTAA